From Macrobrachium rosenbergii isolate ZJJX-2024 chromosome 22, ASM4041242v1, whole genome shotgun sequence, the proteins below share one genomic window:
- the LOC136850660 gene encoding phospholysine phosphohistidine inorganic pyrophosphate phosphatase-like, which yields MSGWLDNPVEGVLLDITGVLYESGEGFGTVIPGSVNAVQRLKEAHIPVRLVTNETCDTRSAVVKKLQSHGYEVCEADIFSPVPAVVSLLKERGLSPHLLVHPNIEGEFSSLMKGKPTCVVMGDADEGFSFANVNKAFTTLMEMEKPVLFSLGYGKYYKHKGKLQLDVGAFANALEFACDIKSEIVGKPSPQFFGAALKDMGITADKAVMIGDDIVSDVGGSQKCGLRGVLVRTGKYIPAFENHPVVKPDFIADNLAQAVEMIVNAQKAKKA from the exons ATGAGTGGCTGGCTTGATAACCCAGTAGAGGGTGTTCTACTTGATATTACTGGTGTTTTATATGAATCAGGAGAAGGATTTGGCACTGTCATTCCAGGCAGTGTAAATGCTGTACAGAG acTGAAGGAAGCCCATATTCCGGTACGCTTGGTCACCAATGAAACCTGTGATACCAGAAGCGCTGTTGTTAAGAAGCTGCAGAGTCATGGTTATGAAGTTTGTGAAGCTGATATATTTAGCCCTGTCCCAGCTGTGGTTTCTCTTCTTAAGGAAAGGGGACTCTCTCCTCACCTGTTAGTTCATCCTAAT attgaGGGAGAATTCTcttcattaatgaaaggaaaaccaaCTTGTGTAGTAATGGGTGATGCTGATGAAGGTTTTTCATTTGCTAATGTGAATAAGGCCTTTACAACactgatggaaatggaaaaaccaGTATTGTTTTCTTTAGGATATGG gaAGTACTACAAGCATAAGGGAAAGTTGCAGCTTGATGTTGGAGCATTTGCTAATGCTCTGGAATTTGCATGTGACATTAAAAGTGAGATTGTTGGGAAGCCATCACCACAGTTTTTTGGTGCAGCACTCAAAGATATGGGGATAACCGCAGATAAG gCAGTGATGATTGGAGATGACATAGTGTCAGATGTAGGTGGATCACAGAAATGTGGGCTGCGTGGAGTGTTGGTCCGAACTGGTAAATACATCCCTGCTTTTGAAAACCATCCAGTGGTAAAACCAGATTTTATTGCTGATAATCTTGCTCAGGCAGTTGAAATGATTGTGAATGCTCAGAAAGCTAAGAAGGCATAG